One genomic window of Candidatus Pseudobacter hemicellulosilyticus includes the following:
- a CDS encoding cytochrome C oxidase subunit IV family protein, translated as MAHNETAHTAAHTEEHGFDKKAIMRTFWILLVITCVELIIGMFIAPHFPSLKLMFNVLYIIFTLAKAFYIIAEFMHLRHELKNMIMTVAMPCLLFIWFIIAFLWDGNSYKNLRNTYDPYHKQYTTEPAKQAPAAHGHEEAEKPGAVH; from the coding sequence ATGGCACATAACGAAACAGCGCATACTGCCGCACATACTGAGGAACATGGTTTTGACAAGAAGGCCATCATGAGGACCTTCTGGATCCTGCTGGTGATCACCTGCGTGGAACTGATCATTGGTATGTTCATTGCCCCGCATTTTCCTTCCCTGAAGCTGATGTTCAACGTTCTGTATATCATCTTCACCCTGGCCAAAGCATTTTATATCATTGCTGAGTTCATGCACCTGCGTCATGAGCTGAAGAATATGATCATGACGGTGGCTATGCCCTGCCTGCTGTTCATCTGGTTCATCATTGCTTTCCTCTGGGATGGCAATTCTTACAAGAACCTCCGCAACACCTACGATCCTTATCACAAGCAGTACACCACGGAGCCTGCCAAGCAAGCTCCGGCTGCCCATGGTCATGAGGAAGCTGAGAAACCCGGTGCAGTTCATTAA
- a CDS encoding cytochrome c oxidase subunit 3, with product MAQAVAANQKWWGGGKSPFNVEYGKVMMWYFLMSDAFTFGAFLISYGTVRFSSNGWPDPNQVFSSFPFAGHTHLPLVFVSVMTFILIASSVTMVLAVGAGHANDRKGVMKWLIWTILGGAAFLGCQVWEWYHLYHQGAWWGSNPFLNHDGSVASTNFTNFFFTITGFHGFHVFSGVIINVIMLIMTAKGVFDRRGHYLMIEKAGLYWHFVDLVWVFVFTCFYLF from the coding sequence ATGGCACAAGCAGTAGCGGCGAATCAAAAATGGTGGGGAGGTGGAAAGAGTCCCTTTAACGTAGAATACGGAAAGGTGATGATGTGGTATTTCCTGATGAGTGATGCCTTCACCTTCGGCGCGTTTTTGATCTCATATGGCACCGTTCGTTTTTCGAGCAATGGCTGGCCTGACCCCAACCAGGTGTTCTCGTCCTTTCCTTTTGCAGGACATACACACCTGCCGCTGGTATTTGTGAGCGTGATGACCTTTATCCTCATCGCCAGCTCAGTGACCATGGTACTGGCTGTAGGCGCCGGACATGCCAATGATCGTAAAGGTGTGATGAAATGGCTGATCTGGACTATCCTTGGCGGCGCCGCCTTCCTGGGTTGCCAGGTATGGGAATGGTATCACCTGTATCACCAGGGCGCCTGGTGGGGCAGCAATCCCTTCCTGAACCACGACGGTTCTGTGGCTTCTACCAATTTCACCAACTTCTTCTTTACCATCACCGGCTTCCATGGCTTCCACGTTTTTTCGGGCGTCATTATCAATGTTATCATGCTGATCATGACCGCCAAAGGCGTATTTGACAGAAGAGGTCATTACCTGATGATTGAGAAGGCCGGTCTGTACTGGCACTTTGTAGACCTGGTATGGGTATTTGTATTCACCTGCTTCTACCTGTTCTAA
- a CDS encoding cytochrome c oxidase subunit 3 codes for MVSSQRQKIHPHKFTLWIAIGSIIMMFAGLTSAYIVKGSLPGWYNIEMPQLFYYSTGVMLLSSLTMQLSLKAFKEKQMHQYRRLLIVTAVLGIAFIAMQIIGFSKLAASGISLSGGSGAGQFLYIIFGLHILHVLGGAIALLVIFFRAFSARVRNYNPVPVEVASIYWHFVDLLWIYLFIFFLLKL; via the coding sequence ATGGTTAGTTCACAGCGACAAAAGATCCATCCCCACAAGTTCACCTTGTGGATCGCCATCGGCAGCATCATCATGATGTTTGCAGGTTTGACCAGCGCTTATATTGTGAAAGGCAGCCTGCCCGGATGGTATAATATAGAAATGCCGCAGCTCTTTTATTATTCAACAGGTGTAATGCTGCTTAGCAGCCTGACCATGCAGCTATCCCTGAAAGCATTCAAGGAAAAGCAGATGCATCAGTATCGCCGCCTACTGATTGTGACGGCTGTGCTGGGGATCGCTTTTATTGCGATGCAGATCATCGGCTTCAGCAAGCTGGCCGCCAGCGGTATCAGCCTGAGTGGCGGATCCGGAGCCGGACAGTTCCTGTACATCATCTTCGGGCTGCATATCCTGCACGTACTGGGTGGAGCTATCGCCTTGCTGGTGATCTTCTTCAGGGCGTTCAGCGCCAGGGTCCGGAACTATAACCCGGTCCCTGTGGAAGTGGCCAGCATTTACTGGCATTTTGTAGACCTGTTGTGGATCTACCTGTTCATATTCTTTTTATTGAAATTATAA